Sequence from the Streptomyces mobaraensis NBRC 13819 = DSM 40847 genome:
CGGAGGCATCATCGACGAGACCGCCGGAATCCGACCAGAGGTGATCTTCGCCGGACTGGTCGGCGCCATCGTCTGGAACCTGCTGACCTGGCTGGCCGGCCTGCCCTCCAGCTCCTCGCACGCCCTCTTCGGCGGCCTGATCGGCGCGACCGTCGCCTCCGTCGGCTTCGACGCGGTCAACGGCGACAAGGTCGTCATGAAGGTCCTGATCCCGGCGGTGGCCGCCCCGATCGTGGCCGGCGTCTCCGCCTGGGCCGCGACCAGGCTCACCTACCGCCTGGCGCGCGACCGCGACGAGGCCGACACCGCCAAGGGCTACCGCGCGGGCCAGATCGCCTCCGCCGCCCTCGTCTCGCTGGCGCACGGCACCAACGACGCGCAGAAGACCATGGGTGTGATCACGCTCGCGCTGGTCACCGGCGGCGTCGTCGCCCCGCACTCCGACCCGCCGCTGTGGGTCGTCGTCTCCGCGGGCCTGGCCATCGCGCTCGGCACCTACCTCGGCGGCTGGCGCATCATCCAGACGCTCGGCAAGGGCCTCACCGACATCCGCCCGGCGCAGGGCTTCGCCGCCCAGACCGGCGCCGCGACGGTGATCCTCGCCTCCTCGCACATCGGCTTCGCGCTCTCCACCACGCAGGTCTGCTCCGGCTCGATCATGGGCGCGGGCCTGGGCCGCAAGGGCGGCGTCGTCCGCTGGTCGACCGCCGGCCGCATGGTCGTCGCCTGGTGCCTCACGCTGCCGGCGGCCGGTCTGGTCGCGGCGGGCGCGGCGCTCCTCGCCGACCAGGGCACCTGGGGCGTGACGGCGGTGGCCGTGCTCGGCCTGGCCGTCAGCGGCGCGATCTGGCTGGTGTCGCGGCGCGAGCCGGTGACGCCCGACAGCGTCCAGGAGCCGGAGTCCGCCGTTCCGGCCGAGCCGGTCGGTGTCGTCACCGCCGCCCTCCAGGCCGTCGCCCCGCCGCCGGCGGGTCCGGTGGCCCCCTCGACCGTCACCCCCGAGCCCGCCCCGGCGCCCGCCGTGGCCGCGACCAGCTGAGGAATCCGCCATGCACATCGACTGGGCAGCTCTGGGCCAGGTCTTCGGCGTCAGTCTCGCGATGACCGTGGGGCTGGTGGGGGCCTTCACTCTCGGGATCGTGGGGACGTCGCCGGCGCGGGACGGGAAGTCCGCGTCCGCGGTGGTGCGGACCGGCGCTTACGCGGCGTTCGCGCTGTGTGCGGCGGCTGTGGGGTACGGGATCTATCTGATCGTCGCGTGAGGTTGCCCCTGACCCGCCCTTTCTCCCCCAGCTACCGCTGGGGGAGAAAGGGCGGGTCAGGGGCCCACCCACCGCGAGTTGACGCCCGCTCGCGGGCCGTGGTGGACTGCCGAGGCCAAACGGCGACACACAGAGGAAGCCGGTGAGAATCCGGCGCGGTCCCGCCACTGTCACCGGACGCCCGCCACCCGCGGGGCCCGTCCGGAAGCCAGGAGACTCTGGGTCGCCGGTCACGTCGAACCAGGGCGCGGACCCTGAGTGAGGACACCAGAAGACATGCGCGGCCGCCGCCGATCACCCGACGCCCTCCCGACCCGATCCCCCCGAGGCGCGACGGCGGTCTGAGCCGATGCGTACGGGTACGTCACGTCCCGTCGGTTTCGCGTGCGGCGCCGCGCTCGGCTTCCTCGCCGACCTCGTGGCCGCCGACCCCCGCCGGGGCCACCCCGTGGCCGCCTTCGGCCGGGCCGCGCAGGCCGTCGAACGCCGCTTGTGGGCCGATCACCGCGGCCGCGGCGCCCTGCACACGGCCGTCTGCGCGGGCGGCGCCGTGGCCGCCGCCACCCTGCTGGCCCGCGCCGTGCACCGATCGCGCAAGACCGACATCGCGCTGACCGCCGCCGCCACCTGGGCCGTCCTCGGCGGCACCTCGCTCGGCCGGGAGGCCCGGGCCATCGGCGGCGCGCTCGCCGCCGGCGACCTGGAGGTCGCCCGGGAGCGGCTGCCACACCTGTGCGGGCGCGACCCGCGGTCCCTCGACGCGCAGCAGATCGCCCGCGCCGTCGTCGAGTCCGTCGCCGAGAACACCTCCGACGCGGTCGTCGGCGCCCTCGTCTGGGGCGCGTTCGCCGGGGTGCCGGGCCTGGTCGGCTTCCGCGCCGTCAACACGCTGGACGCCATGGTGGGCCACAAGTCGCCCCGCTACCGCCGCTTCGGCTGGGCCTCCGCCCGGCTCGACGACGTCGTCGGCTGGCCCGGCGCCCGGCTCACCGCCGCCCTCGCGATCGTCGCCGGCCCGGACCCGCGCCGCGCCTCGCGCGTGGCCCGCCGCGACGCCGCCCGGCACCCGAGCCCCAACGCCGGCCCGGTGGAGGCCGCGTTCGCCGGCGCCCTGGGCGTCCGCCTCGGCGGCACCCTCGCCTACGGGGGCCGCGTCGAGCACCGTCCCGTCCTGGGCGCGGAGTTCCGCCCGGTGGCGACGGCGGACATCGAACGGGCCGTGCGGCTGTCGCGGCGGGTGTCGCTGCTCGCCCTCGGCGTCGCGGTCGCCGGCCGGTGGGCGGTCTCCCGAGCGTGCCGCGTGGGCAGATTCGAAGCGGGATCCATGACGGGGAGGAAGCGTGGCTGAGTCGGGCGGGGGCGGTCTGCTGGTCGCGGGGACGACCTCCGACGCGGGCAAGAGCGTGGTCACGGCGGGCATCTGCCGCTGGCTGGTCCGCCGGGGCGTCAGAGTGGCGCCCTTCAAGGCGCAGAACATGTCGCTGAACTCGTTCGTCACCCGCGAGGGCGCCGAGATCGGCCGCGCCCAGGCCATGCAGGCCGCGGCGGCCCGCGTCGAGCCGACCGCGCTGATGAACCCGGTGCTCCTCAAGCCCGGCGGCGACCGCAGCAGCCAGGTCGTGCTGATGGGCAAGCCGGTCGGCGAACTGAGCGCCCGCGGCTACCATTCCGGCCGCCAGGAGCAGCTGTTCGGCACGGTCACCGACTGCCTGGCGGAGCTGCGCCGCACCCACGACGCGGTCATCTGCGAGGGCGCCGGCAGCCCCGCCGAGATCAACCTGCGCCGCACCGACATCGTCAACATGGGCATCGCCCGGGCCGCCCGGCTGCCCGTCGTGGTGGTCGGCGACATCGACCGCGGCGGCGTCTTCGCGTCGTTCTTCGGCACGACCGCGCTCCTCTCCCCCGAGGACCAGGAGCTGATCGCCGGTTACGTCGTCAACAAGTTCCGCGGCGACGTCTCGCTCCTGGAGCCGGGCCTGGAGATGCTGCGGGGCCTCACCGGCCGCCGGACGTTCGGCGTGCTGCCGTTCGCGCACGGCCTCGGCATCGACGAGGAGGACGGCCTGCGGGTGTCGCTGCGCGGCGCGGTCCGCGAGTCGGTCGTCGCGCCGCCGTACGGCGAGGACGTCCTGCGGGTCGCCGTCTGCGCGATCCCGCTGATGTCCAACTTCACGGACGTCGACGCGCTGGCCGCCGAACCCGGCGTCGTCGTCCGCTTCGTGGACCGGCCGGAGGAGCTGGCCGACGCGGACCTCGTCGTCGTCCCCGGCACCCGCGGCACCGTCCGCGCCCTCGCCTGGCTCCGCGAACGCGGCCTCGCCGACGCGCTCGCCCGGCGCGCCGCCGAGGGCCGCCCGGTGCTCGGCGTCTGCGGCGGCTTCCAGCTCCTCGGGGAGCGGATCGAGGACGAGGTGGAGTCCCGGGCCGGTGTCGTCACCGGCCTCGGACTGCTCCCGGTCCGCGTCCGCTTCGCGCCGGAGAAGACGCTGGCCCGGCCGGTGGGCAAGGCGCTGGGCGAGCACGTCGAGGGGTACGAGATCCACCACGGCGTCGCCGAGGTGACCGGCGGCGACGAGGAGTTCCTCGACGGCTGCCGCGTGGGCGCGGTCTGGGGCACCCACTGGCACGGCTCCCTGGAGAGCGACGGCTTCCGCCGCGCCTTCCTCCGCCGGGTGGCCCGGCAAGCGGGCCGCCGCTTCGTCCCCGCCCCGGACACGTCCTTCGCCGCGCTCCGCGAGGAGCAGCTCGACCGTCTCGGCGACCTCATCGAGGAACACGCCGACACGGAGGCGCTGTTGCGCCTGATCGAGGACGGGGTCCCGGCGGGGCTGCCGTTCATCCCGCCGGGGGCGCCGGCGGCGGCGGGGGCACCGGCGCACGAGCGCCGCGCATCCACGGCCGAGGCCGACGGCCACACCCGGGAACCCGCCGCGGGGGCCGGAGGCTCCCCGCACGACGCCGACGCGGGAGCCGGGGGCTCCGCCCGCCACCCCGATGCGGAAGCCGGACGTGCAGCCCGCCACCCCTCCCGGGGGCCCGGGGGCTCCGCCCCCGAAGAATCGGTGAATGAGGAGTCCCCCCTTCGGGGGAGGGACCGGGGCACCCCCCTCCCCTCGCCCCGTCCAGCGACACCCTCCGAAGGAGCGATCACCGCATGAGCACTCCGTACCCCTTCGCCGCCATCGTCGGCATGGACAGCCTGCGGCTGGCGCTGCTCCTCAACGCCGTCTCGCCGTCCGTCGGCGGTGTGCTCGTGCGCGGTGAGAAAGGCACGGCCAAGACGACGACCGTCCGCGCCCTCGCCACCCTGCTCCCCGAGGTCGGGACCCACACCGACTGCCGTTTCGCCTGCGATCCGGCCGCCCCGGACGCCACGTGCCCCGACGGCCCGCACGAGGACGGGACCCGGTTCGTGCGCCCCGCGCGGATGGTCGAACTGCCGGTCGGCGCCTCGGAGGACCGCCTCGTCGGGTCGCTCGACATCGAGCGCGCCCTCTCCGACGGCGTGAAGGCGTTCGAGCCCGGCCTGCTGGCCGCCGCGCACCGGGGCGTGCTGTACGTCGACGAGGTCAACCTCCTGGGCGACCACCTCGTCGACTCGCTGCTCGACGCGGCGGCGACCGGCGCCGCCCACATCGAGCGCGAAGGCGTCTCCGTCCGCCACGCCAGCCGCTTCCTCCTCGTCGGCACCATGAACCCCGAGGAAGGCGAGCTCCGCCCCCAACTCCTCGACCGCTTCGGCCTGACCGTCGAGGTCGCCGCCTCCCGCGAGACCGACGAGCGCGTCGAGGTCGTCCGCCGGCGGCTCGCCTTCGACGAGGATCCGGCCGCGTTCGCCGCCAAGTGGGCGGCGGAGGAGGACGCGCTGCGGGAGCGCATCGCCGCCGCCCGCGCCCTGCTGCCGAGCGTGCGGCTCGGGGACGGCGCCCTGCGCCGGATCGCCGCCGTGTGCGCCGGCTTCGAGGTGGACGGCATGCGCGCCGACATCGTGACGGCCCGCACCGCGACCGCGCTCGCCGCCTGGGCCGGCCGTACGGACGTCGTCACCGACGACGTCCGGCAGGCGGCCCTGCTGGCCCTCCCCCACCGCCGCCGCCGCAACCCCTTCGACGCGCCGGGCCTCGACGAGGACAAACTCGACGAGATCCTCCGGCAGTTCGAGGAAGAGGACGAGGAGAACCAGGGCGAGGACGGCGATCCGCAGGGTCCGGACGACGACGGCCCGGGCGGCCCGGACGGTCCGGGCGACGGCGGCCCCGGCGACGGCGTACCGCCGCAGGAGACCACTCAGGAGGCGACCGACGCCGGGAGCGACACCGGCTCCGCCGCCGACCTGCCGCCCCAGCGCGAGCAGCCCGCCGCCGACTCCCCTTCCGCGCAGGAGGGTTCGGCCCCCGGAGCCGCACCCGAGGCCGCTCCCGTCGCCGCCGCCGACCCCTTCCGCACCCGCAAGTTCGACGTGCCCGGTCTCGGCGAGGGCGCGGCCGGCCGCCGCTCCCGGGCCCGTACCGCGCACGGCCGGACGACCGGAGCCCGCCGCCCGCGCGGCACGCTGACCCGGCTGCACCTGGCCGCGACGCTCCAGGCCGCCGCCCCGCACCAGCGGGCGCGCGGCCGGGCGGGCCGCGGCCTCGTCGTCCGCCGGGACGACCTGCGCGAGGCGGTGCGCGAGGGGCGCGAGGGCAACCTCGTCCTCTTCGTCGTC
This genomic interval carries:
- a CDS encoding inorganic phosphate transporter, producing MEHITLLIGIVIVTALVFDFTNGFHDTANAMATTISTGALKPKAAVAMSAVLNLVGAFLSVEVAKTISGGIIDETAGIRPEVIFAGLVGAIVWNLLTWLAGLPSSSSHALFGGLIGATVASVGFDAVNGDKVVMKVLIPAVAAPIVAGVSAWAATRLTYRLARDRDEADTAKGYRAGQIASAALVSLAHGTNDAQKTMGVITLALVTGGVVAPHSDPPLWVVVSAGLAIALGTYLGGWRIIQTLGKGLTDIRPAQGFAAQTGAATVILASSHIGFALSTTQVCSGSIMGAGLGRKGGVVRWSTAGRMVVAWCLTLPAAGLVAAGAALLADQGTWGVTAVAVLGLAVSGAIWLVSRREPVTPDSVQEPESAVPAEPVGVVTAALQAVAPPPAGPVAPSTVTPEPAPAPAVAATS
- a CDS encoding cobalamin biosynthesis protein, whose product is MRTGTSRPVGFACGAALGFLADLVAADPRRGHPVAAFGRAAQAVERRLWADHRGRGALHTAVCAGGAVAAATLLARAVHRSRKTDIALTAAATWAVLGGTSLGREARAIGGALAAGDLEVARERLPHLCGRDPRSLDAQQIARAVVESVAENTSDAVVGALVWGAFAGVPGLVGFRAVNTLDAMVGHKSPRYRRFGWASARLDDVVGWPGARLTAALAIVAGPDPRRASRVARRDAARHPSPNAGPVEAAFAGALGVRLGGTLAYGGRVEHRPVLGAEFRPVATADIERAVRLSRRVSLLALGVAVAGRWAVSRACRVGRFEAGSMTGRKRG
- a CDS encoding cobyric acid synthase translates to MAESGGGGLLVAGTTSDAGKSVVTAGICRWLVRRGVRVAPFKAQNMSLNSFVTREGAEIGRAQAMQAAAARVEPTALMNPVLLKPGGDRSSQVVLMGKPVGELSARGYHSGRQEQLFGTVTDCLAELRRTHDAVICEGAGSPAEINLRRTDIVNMGIARAARLPVVVVGDIDRGGVFASFFGTTALLSPEDQELIAGYVVNKFRGDVSLLEPGLEMLRGLTGRRTFGVLPFAHGLGIDEEDGLRVSLRGAVRESVVAPPYGEDVLRVAVCAIPLMSNFTDVDALAAEPGVVVRFVDRPEELADADLVVVPGTRGTVRALAWLRERGLADALARRAAEGRPVLGVCGGFQLLGERIEDEVESRAGVVTGLGLLPVRVRFAPEKTLARPVGKALGEHVEGYEIHHGVAEVTGGDEEFLDGCRVGAVWGTHWHGSLESDGFRRAFLRRVARQAGRRFVPAPDTSFAALREEQLDRLGDLIEEHADTEALLRLIEDGVPAGLPFIPPGAPAAAGAPAHERRASTAEADGHTREPAAGAGGSPHDADAGAGGSARHPDAEAGRAARHPSRGPGGSAPEESVNEESPLRGRDRGTPLPSPRPATPSEGAITA
- a CDS encoding putative cobaltochelatase encodes the protein MSTPYPFAAIVGMDSLRLALLLNAVSPSVGGVLVRGEKGTAKTTTVRALATLLPEVGTHTDCRFACDPAAPDATCPDGPHEDGTRFVRPARMVELPVGASEDRLVGSLDIERALSDGVKAFEPGLLAAAHRGVLYVDEVNLLGDHLVDSLLDAAATGAAHIEREGVSVRHASRFLLVGTMNPEEGELRPQLLDRFGLTVEVAASRETDERVEVVRRRLAFDEDPAAFAAKWAAEEDALRERIAAARALLPSVRLGDGALRRIAAVCAGFEVDGMRADIVTARTATALAAWAGRTDVVTDDVRQAALLALPHRRRRNPFDAPGLDEDKLDEILRQFEEEDEENQGEDGDPQGPDDDGPGGPDGPGDGGPGDGVPPQETTQEATDAGSDTGSAADLPPQREQPAADSPSAQEGSAPGAAPEAAPVAAADPFRTRKFDVPGLGEGAAGRRSRARTAHGRTTGARRPRGTLTRLHLAATLQAAAPHQRARGRAGRGLVVRRDDLREAVREGREGNLVLFVVDASGSMAARKRMSAVKGAVLSLLLDAYQRRDKIGMITFRGSGADVALPPTSSVDAGAARLEKLPTGGRTPVADGLLRAREVLRVERLRDPSRRPLLVVVTDGRATGGPEPLVRASRAAGLLAAEGTASVVVDCEAGPVRLGLAAELGQSLRAPVVTLDELRADTVTALVRTVRTTTATTRGAA